From one Humulus lupulus chromosome 8, drHumLupu1.1, whole genome shotgun sequence genomic stretch:
- the LOC133796441 gene encoding amino acid transporter AVT6E: MDTSNYSVIPKNSYVELQTKNDDPRISRSHGKLLPSDEESYLGSKNSHGHEFEDVDDFDDHSFEFHVDNYPLIVDGSNSSNHGSGVSGAVFNLTTSIIGAGIMALPATMKVLGLVLGFVLIILMGIVSEISVELLVRFSVLCKASSYGEVVQCALGRPARVLSEICIIVNNAGVLVVYLIIMGDVMSGSLHHIGVFDQWLGHGFWDHRKLLILVVLVIFLAPLCALEKIDSLSLTSAASVALAVVFVVVACVVAVIKLVEGRIQAPRMAPDFSSKEAILDLLVVIPIMTNAYVCHFNVQPIYNELEDRSPQKMNRVGRITTVLCVVVYASTAISGYLLFGKDTESDVLINFDKDLGIRFSSALNYIVRVGYVLHLILVFPVIHFSLRQTVNALVFEKSAPLSESRKRSLALTVVLLALIYIGSTMVPNIWTAFKFTGATTAVSLGFIFPSLIALRLSRKGESLSVGEKLLSWMMLIMAGTVSIVGVIGNVYSLKGQLK; encoded by the coding sequence ATGGACACTAGTAATTACTCAGTAATTCCCAAAAATTCATATGTAGAATTGCAGACGAAGAACGACGACCCGAGAATTTCTAGATCTCATGGAAAGTTGCTACCTTCTGATGAGGAAAGTTATCTAGGCTCCAAGAACAGTCATGGGCACGAATTCGAAGATGtggatgattttgatgatcatagTTTTGAGTTTCATGTAGATAATTATCCCCTTATTGTTGATGGTTCTAATTCTAGTAATCATGGGTCTGGTGTATCCGGAGCCGTGTTTAATCTTACAACGTCGATTATTGGGGCTGGGATCATGGCACTGCCTGCCACCATGAAGGTACTTGGTTTAGTTTTGGGATTTGTGTTGATAATTTTGATGGGTATTGTTTCTGAAATTAGCGTCGAATTATTGGTGAGATTTTCGGTTTTGTGTAAGGCCTCGTCGTATGGTGAGGTTGTTCAATGTGCTTTAGGAAGACCCGCGAGAGTCTTGTCTGAGATTTGTATAATAGTGAATAATGCAGGTGTATTGGTTGTTTATTTGATCATTATGGGGGATGTCATGTCCGGTTCGCTTCATCATATTGGGGTATTTGATCAGTGGTTGGGACATGGGTTTTGGGACCACAGAAAGCTTTTGATTTTGGTTGTTTTGGTGATTTTTCTGGCACCCCTTTGTGCATTGGAAAAGATTGATTCTTTGAGCTTGACTTCAGCTGCTTCGGTAGCCCTGGCTGTTGTATTTGTTGTGGTTGCTTGTGTTGTTGCTGTTATTAAGCTCGTCGAGGGGAGAATCCAAGCACCGAGGATGGCCCCGGATTTCAGTTCAAAGGAGGCAATTCTGGATTTGCTTGTGGTGATTCCTATTATGACTAATGCTTATGTTTGTCACTTTAATGTTCAGCCTATATATAATGAACTTGAAGATCGTTCTCCTCAGAAGATGAACAGAGTGGGAAGGATCACAACTGTTCTTTGTGTTGTGGTCTATGCTTCCACAGCTATATCAGGATATTTACTCTTTGGGAAGGATACAGAGTCTGATGTGCTGATCAATTTTGATAAAGATCTCGGAATTCGATTCAGTTCTGCCCTGAATTATATTGTTCGGGTTGGCTACGTTCTTCATTTGATTCTTGTTTTCCCAGTTATCCATTTCTCACTTCGGCAAACTGTGAATGCTCTGGTGTTTGAGAAATCAGCTCCACTATCAGAGAGTAGGAAGAGGTCATTGGCCTTGACAGTGGTTCTGTTAGCACTCATTTATATTGGATCCACCATGGTTCCAAACATTTGGACGGCTTTTAAGTTTACAGGGGCAACAACAGCTGTGTCATTGGGCTTTATATTCCCATCTCTCATCGCCTTAAGATTAAGTCGGAAAGGGGAGAGTTTGAGCGTTGGGGAGAAACTCCTTTCATGGATGATGTTAATTATGGCTGGAACTGTCAGCATTGTTGGAGTGATTGGAAACGTTTATAGCCTAAAAGGCCAATTAAAATGA
- the LOC133795157 gene encoding uncharacterized protein LOC133795157: MDNITSLVQYGGNWNENNEYQGYTMSGILIPPNCSLDNLVNLIKNEIKEKTATIEVSYQVEKGTPPMKVVTDNSVLFFLEIKKKVATKLTDLPLCVTIIQESNNENGLLLLANQKATAEEMEVGTLLMQANQASINEQMLLEEGMSSTTNEGINVSYIPHFAEEVADFIIEDNTKRKKKLDEIQLVISDYRVNTIKQGQIYKDKNTVKSALSYYAMLHNFQFKTKRSEPREYLVTCADEKCNWFVRASKYRNQDLFKVRKCNPNHTCSIEIVLEDHRQAKSIVVGELIKNKYKSIKRNYTPNDIMNDMNDDFGVTMGYTKAWRSREKALRLVRGNPDDSYQKLPIYLYMLKKANPGTITHLLTDKEDRFKYLYIAFSNSIKGWRYLRPIIVVDGTFLKNAHGGTLFSASTLDSNNNIFVLAFGIADSENDNSWLWFFSKLRETYGEPEGLAIVSDRHKSIDNAVHMVYPNAFHGACMFHLLNNLKGKYGSHGEELQMKFIAAAKAYTQTECENYMKGLDRIDRRIRPYLEKSKYETWARSYSPTKRYTMMTSNIAESLNAALKAARNLPIDILVECLRSLVQKWVWNNSNNANGTFTKVSTATENELRHDIVSKMKYEVLPFNTIEYQVRDQKGINFTVNIHNRTCTCNRFQEDEIPCGHAVAVIAKRNLSVYDYCAKFYRSETLKALYQENVHPLPHKDEWNLPQHLDILVLPPNSTIPAGRPRKKRIRSRGENNVIITCGKCAQPGHNRKTCRNPPFQKPNKQKKPKT; the protein is encoded by the exons ATGGACAATATTACTTCtttggttcaatatggaggcaattGGAATGAAAACAACGAGTACCAAGGATACACAATGTCTGGGATATTAATACCACCAAATTGTTCTCTTGACAACTTGGTGAATCTGATAAAAAATGAGATAAAGGAAAAAACAGCAACTATTGAAGTTTCTTATCAAGTAGAAAAAGGAACACCACCAATGAAGGTTGTAACAGACAATTCAGTGTTGTTCTTcctggaaataaagaaaaaagttgcTACTAAATTAACAGACTTACCATTGTGTGTCACTATAATTCAAGAatcaaacaatgaaaatggcCTTCTTCTACTAGCAAATCAGAAAGCTACAGCAGAAGAAATGGAGGTGGGGACATTATTAATGCAAGCAAATCAAGCTTCCATCAATGAACAAATGTTACTTGAAGAAGGAATGTCAAGCACAAcaaatgagggcataaatgtgtcaTACATACCCCATTTTGCTGAAGAAGTAGCTGATTTCATAATTGAGGacaatacaaaaagaaaaaagaagttggaTGAAATCCAACTAGTAATATCTGATTACAGAGTGAACACAATAAAGCAAGGACAAATTTACAAGGATAAGAACACAGTCAAATCAGCCCTAAGCTACTATGCAATGCTGCATAACTTccagttcaaaacaaaaagatcagAACCTAGAGAGTACCTAGTTACTTGCGCAGATGAAAAATGCAACTGGTTTGTGAGAGCATCTAAGTACAGAAATCAAGATTTATTCAAGGTACGGAAATGCAATCCAAATCACACTTGCTCTATTGAAATTGTTTTGGAAGACCATAGGCAAGCAAAAAGCATCGTAGTTGGGGAattaataaagaataagtacaagtCAATCAAAAGAAATTACACTCCAAATGACATCATGAATGATATGAATGATGACTTTGGAGTAACTATGGGATACACAAAAGCATGGAGATCAAGAGAGAAAGCTTTGCGTCTAGTAAGAGGGAACCCCGATGATTCATATCAGAAGTTGCCAATATATCTTTACATGTTGAAAAAAGCAAATCCAGGAACAATAACACACCTACTCACAGACAAGGAAGATAGATTCAAATACCTATACATAGctttctctaactcaatcaagggttggagatacttgaggcctataattgttgttgatggaacttttTTGAAAAATGCACATGGTGGTACCCTGTTTTCAGCATCAACGTTAGATTCAAACAACAACATTTTCGTGTTGGCTTTTGGAATAGCAGACTCCGAAAATGATAACTCATGGCTATGGTTCTTCTCCAAACTGCGAGAAACCTATGGAGAACCCGAAG GATTGGCTATAGTTTCTGACAGACATAAGAGCATAGACAATGCAGTACATATGGTGTACCCAAATGCTTTCCATGGAGCTTGCATGTTTCACTTACTCAATAATTTGAAAGGCAAGTATGGGAGCCATGGAGAAGAACTACAAATGAAATTCATTGCAGCAGCAAAAGCATACACACAGACAGaatgtgaaaactacatgaaaggCCTTGATAGAATTGATAGACGCATTAGGCCCTATTTAGAAAAATCCAAGTATGAAACTTGGGCTAGATCATACTCGCCAACAAAAAGATACACCATGATGACATCCAACATCGCAGAATCACTCAACGCTGCACTAAAAGCTGCAAGAAATCTCCCCATTGATATCTTGGTTGAATGCCTTAGAAGTTTGGTTCAAAAGTGGGTTTGGAACAACTCAAATAATGCAAATGGAACATTCACAAAAGTCTCTACAGCAACAGAAAATGAATTGAGACATGACATTGTTTCAAAAATGAAGTATGAG GTCTTGCCTTTCAACACAATAGAATACCAAGTTCGTGATCAAAAGGGGATAAATTTCACAGTAAATATACATAATAGAACATGCACTTGCAATAGGTTCCAAGAAGATGAAATACCTTGTGGCCATGCAGTAGCTGTCATTGCAAAAAGAAACTTGAGTGTCTATGATTATTGTGCAAAATTCTACAGATCAGAAACGTTGAAAgcattgtatcaagaaaatgttcATCCTTTGCCCCATAAAGATGAATGGAATCTCCCACAACACTTGGACATACTAGTGCTGCCTCCAAATTCAACAATCCCTGCAGGAAGACCAAGAAAGAAACGAATAAGATCAAGAGGGGAAAATAACGTAATAATCACCTGTGGGAAATGTGCACAACCAGGACATAACAGGAAGACTTGCAGGAATCCTCCATTTCAGAAGCCAAATAAACAGAAAAAGCCAAAGACATAG